Proteins from a genomic interval of Trichoderma breve strain T069 chromosome 2, whole genome shotgun sequence:
- a CDS encoding peptidase family m20/M25/M40 domain-containing protein, with protein sequence MASKVDIEQVRQLVNSHLDELSPQLRTVNQTIHDNPELAYKEFGAHDTITSFLEKLGFDVKRKTWGLDTSFEATIGAGGRQVVVCCEYDALPDIGHGCGHNLIATSSIAAFLGAAHALSKLNVPGRLRILGTPAEEGGGGKAKLIEAGAFSPAEDIAASIMAHPISVNRINTNSSSHISGVAGFDLIASHKFRVEFRGVTAHAAGEPWNGVNALDAAVAAYNNVSMLRQQIRPDERMHGVIEVGGTVPNVIPDYTRMNWYVRSPTSQRGEKLVRRVKACIEAAGAATGCEVNYIPAATYEHVISNPTLCKVYAEDMGKLGERVEISLPESFNASTDMGNVTHVVPGIHGGFGIKTGPNVALHSREFAAAAGTDEAHEVAMKSGKGMAMLALRVLLDDDIAASARAEFDKRYE encoded by the exons ATGGCTTCTAAAGTTGATATCGAGCAAGTACGGCAGCTCGTCAATTCCCACCTTGACGAGCTGAGCCCTCAACTCCGCACAGTCAACCAGACAATTCACGACAACCCTGAACTTGCTTACAAAGAATTCGGTGCACACGATACAATTACTTCTTTTCTGGAGAAACTCGGGTTTGACGTAAAACGCAAGACTTGGGGCCTTGATACAAGCTTTGAAGCCACGATCGGCGCGGGAGGTCGTCAGGTTGTCGTGTGCTGCGAGTACGATGCTCTGCCGGACATCGGTCATGGATGTGGCCACAATCTGATCGCCACGTCTTCTATAGCTGCATTTCTTGGCGCGGCCCATGCTCTCTCTAAGCTGAACGTTCCTGGCCGGTTGAGAATCCTGGGAACGCCCGCTGAGGagggcggcggtggcaaggcaaagctgATTGAAGCCGGCGCCTTCAGCCCTGCAGAAGACATTGCCGCGTCTATAATGGCTCACCCTATATCTGTCAATCGCATAAAtaccaacagcagcagccacatcTCTGGAGTTGCTGGATTTGATCTCATCGCCAGTCACAAGTTCCGCGTCGAGTTTCGCGGAGTAACCGCTCACGCAGCCGGTGAGCCTTGGAACGGTGTTAACGCTCTAGATGCTGCCGTTGCAGCCTATAACAATGTGTCGATGCTGCGTCAGCAGATCCGTCCTGATGAGAGAATGCATGGTGTGATCGAGGTCGGCGGCACGGTTCCAAATGTGATTCCCGATTACACGCGGATGAATTGGTATGTCCGAAGCCCTACCAGTCAACGTGGGGAGAAGCTGGTGAGGCGAGTGAAGGCTTGCATAGAGGCAGCTGGCGCTGCAACAGGCTGCGAGGTCAATTATATCCC AGCTGCGACGTATGAGCATGTCATTTCCAACCCCACGCTATGCAAAGTTTATGCGGAAGACATGGGCAAACTTGGCGAAAGGGTCGAGATAAGCTTACCTGAGAGCTTCAACGCTTCGACCGATATGGGCAACGTGACTCATGTGGTGCCTGGCATCCACGGTGGATTCGGTATCAAAACAGGGCCAAACGTTGCCCTCCATAGTCGCGAgtttgccgctgctgcaggtACAGACGAAGCTCACGAGGTGGCGATGAAGAGTGGCAAGGGCATGGCAATGCTGGCTCTTAGGGTTCTACTTGACGATGACATTGCTGCGAGTGCGAGAGCCGAGTTTGACAAGAGATATGAATAG
- a CDS encoding fungal specific transcription factor domain-containing protein — MAPDDSSSIAGFDALHRYSNSLYRSMWGDAYPQVELLDDVENRDIFAFLCASMQLRAVESAFRQIDLRYGELLEVASDISLSTDNSHRLVANIRAFVPIYHAVKLELLRITRRNGLTTKMKIVPEAHITAIIDLAVQADKHQGVEGTIRVAWPLFVVALETSNVVHQRWVLNRFKAMSSYSKNLERAHRFLTEALRRQCENIEVYKDFRLENGEVFVI; from the exons ATGGCGCCAGACGATTCATCATCGATTGCCGGATTCGATGCGCTTCATAGATATTCAAACTCGCTGTACCGCTCAATGTGGGGTGATGCCTATCCGCAAGTTGAACTATTGGATGACGTGGAGAATCGAGACATATTCGCTTTTCTCTGCGCATCTATGCAGCTTCGTG CGGTTGAATCCGCCTTTCGACAAATTGATCTTCGATATGGGGAGCTACTTGAAGTGGCGTCAGATATTTCCCTTTCTACAGACAACTCACATCGTTTGGTGGCCAACATCCGTGCCTTTGTTCCTATATATCATGCTGTAAAACTCGAGCTCTTGCGCATTACTCGGAGAAATGGCCTGACCACCAAGATGAAAATCGTACCCGAAGCTCATATAACCGCCATAATTGATTTGGCCGTTCAGGCTGATAAACATCAAGGGGTTGAAGGCACTATTAGAGTAGCATGGCCGCTCtttgttgttgctcttgAAACGAGCAACGTCGTTCATCAGCGCTGGGTCCTTAATCGGTTCAAAGCAATGAGCAGCTATAGTAAGAATCTGGAGCGTGCTCATCGCTTTCTTACAGAAGCCCTTCGACGACAATGTGAGAACATTGAAGTTT